Proteins encoded by one window of Marixanthomonas sp. SCSIO 43207:
- a CDS encoding geranylgeranyl reductase family protein, whose product MPVTKIYDVLIIGAGPAGCACAYQLANSGLNIAIVEQASFPRDKICGDALSADVINQFYRMNDALASSFLKLRPKYASNGIRFYAPNNTKLDIPFKKTSQKQAAGYVMKRLDFDSFFASEIKKLPNIDFFENKKVINITPHKNYVEVLSNNARFKTQIIIGADGANSIVNRKLSNNTINKKHHSAGLRQYYENVAEVSSNDLIELHFYKEILPGYFWIFPLPNNAANVGIGMLSSEISKQNINLKEKFTELITSHPNLKDRFKNAVAKEGIKGFGLPLGSRKKQLSGDRFLLLGDAANLIDPFTGEGIGNAIRSGRIAAEHVKNVFKTNKFDAQFNAQYDKKIYQAMWKELSVSKSLQNLLKYPWLFNFIVKKANKNKSIQLLLTSMLDDVDLKKELTKPSFYVRLLFN is encoded by the coding sequence ATGCCTGTAACAAAAATATATGATGTTCTTATCATAGGAGCCGGGCCCGCCGGTTGTGCTTGTGCATATCAACTAGCAAATAGTGGATTAAACATTGCCATTGTGGAGCAAGCTAGCTTTCCGCGTGATAAAATTTGTGGTGATGCGCTTAGTGCAGATGTTATTAATCAATTTTACAGAATGAATGACGCTCTTGCTTCCTCATTTTTAAAACTTCGTCCTAAGTATGCTTCAAACGGAATTCGGTTTTATGCACCCAATAATACCAAACTTGATATTCCGTTTAAAAAAACATCTCAAAAACAAGCTGCAGGATATGTGATGAAACGGCTAGATTTTGATTCTTTCTTTGCTTCAGAAATAAAAAAGCTACCCAATATCGATTTCTTTGAAAACAAGAAAGTAATCAATATAACACCTCATAAAAACTACGTAGAAGTACTATCAAACAATGCTCGTTTTAAAACACAAATCATCATTGGTGCCGATGGAGCAAACTCGATTGTAAATAGAAAACTTAGCAACAATACCATAAATAAAAAACATCATAGTGCAGGATTGCGCCAATATTATGAAAACGTTGCAGAGGTATCCTCCAATGATTTAATAGAGCTACACTTTTATAAAGAAATACTTCCAGGTTATTTTTGGATTTTTCCATTACCAAATAATGCTGCCAATGTAGGAATAGGGATGCTTTCTAGTGAAATAAGTAAGCAAAATATAAACCTAAAAGAAAAATTTACAGAACTAATTACATCTCACCCTAATCTTAAGGATAGGTTTAAAAATGCAGTAGCAAAAGAAGGTATAAAAGGGTTTGGACTTCCTTTGGGTTCAAGAAAAAAACAACTTTCTGGAGATCGGTTTCTACTTCTTGGTGATGCTGCAAACCTCATTGATCCTTTTACCGGTGAAGGTATTGGCAATGCAATAAGAAGCGGCAGAATAGCAGCTGAGCATGTAAAGAATGTATTTAAAACCAATAAATTTGATGCTCAATTTAATGCTCAATATGATAAAAAAATTTATCAAGCCATGTGGAAAGAGCTAAGTGTGAGTAAATCACTTCAAAACCTGCTTAAATATCCTTGGCTATTCAACTTTATTGTTAAAAAAGCTAATAAAAACAAATCGATACAATTACTTTTAACGTCGATGCTCGACGATGTTGACTTAAAAAAAGAACTTACCAAACCTAGTTTTTACGTTCGGCTTCTTTTTAATTAA